A window of the Nitrospirota bacterium genome harbors these coding sequences:
- the mraZ gene encoding division/cell wall cluster transcriptional repressor MraZ: protein MFLGQFEYNIDEKGRVSIPGKFREKLTSKKKETTLVVARDLDHCLSVYPQEAWRQVAEKIQNLPRVEEDIQRFARFFFATAEECLIDKQGRILLSNDLRRHARLGREIIFLGHYHKFEIWDLESWKAQESINAHPDTQNRMKQLLIKLGF from the coding sequence ATGTTTCTTGGCCAGTTTGAATATAACATCGACGAAAAAGGGAGGGTGAGCATACCTGGCAAATTCAGGGAAAAGCTGACCTCAAAAAAGAAAGAAACGACCTTGGTGGTCGCCAGAGATCTGGACCATTGTCTTTCGGTTTACCCTCAGGAGGCCTGGCGTCAGGTTGCGGAAAAAATTCAGAATCTTCCGAGAGTTGAGGAAGATATCCAGCGATTTGCCCGATTCTTTTTTGCAACGGCAGAAGAGTGTTTGATTGACAAACAGGGGAGAATACTCCTTTCAAATGACCTTCGCCGGCATGCCCGCCTGGGGCGGGAAATTATCTTCCTCGGTCATTACCACAAATTTGAAATTTGGGATCTTGAAAGCTGGAAAGCGCAGGAATCCATTAACGCGCACCCTGACACGCAGAATCGAATGAAGCAGTTGCTCATTAAGCTGGGGTTCTGA
- a CDS encoding diguanylate cyclase, translating into MPKKPFKLLLIEDNPDQQEMMIEAFQAHEAGFEILAADNGLTALEWLGKDHFDAIILDYSLPRMNGLEVLGKIRDEGHAIPVIMVTGQGDEKIAVESMKKGASEYIIKNKNYLETISIVVQKTIENNQIKRRLAESSTRTRKLQEISLSVAKERRVDTLTQILVDGARELIHTECAVLILLDPEKTEIVHTTLSGFQMNPENLLTPVPLQGLLGMGYSEREPVVIEEPLIHPRWKATPEHQPAIRQILSVPLFKQEKVMGVLNVMNKIEGTPFSEEEKVALSTLAVHTAVAIDNAWFLEGVEKQAVTDSLTGLYNHREFQNRLLEEVERGNRYGNLFSVLILDIDHFKTLNDTHGHVTGDQVLKEIVRLIRKGIRNADIPSRYGGEEFTVILPQTSKEDAKVVAERIRQSIEGNHFVAVPGHFVHVTVSIGISSFPEDTKTREELIIMADQALYFAKNEGRNRVCCYSETLKSAIEKDKRKLDDLLTDPKITTIRDLAMAIDAKCPYTRGHTDGVVEYATLLGDALELNDDQKKSLQLASFLHNIGTVSIPDRVLNKPGPLSPEEVKIIQAHPSLAQMLLKKSSQMELVLPAILYHHERFDGHGYPNGLKGEEIPFLARILGIAEAYHAMISVRPYRPKLTRDQAIEELKRNSGTQFDPKIVEVFVSQLVQSL; encoded by the coding sequence ATGCCCAAGAAGCCGTTTAAATTGCTCCTGATTGAAGATAATCCCGACCAACAGGAGATGATGATCGAAGCGTTTCAGGCCCACGAAGCGGGTTTTGAAATTCTGGCCGCGGATAATGGACTCACTGCGCTGGAGTGGCTTGGAAAAGACCATTTCGATGCCATAATTCTCGATTATAGTCTTCCCCGCATGAATGGTTTGGAGGTGCTCGGAAAGATTCGGGATGAAGGCCATGCCATACCGGTCATTATGGTCACGGGTCAGGGCGATGAAAAGATCGCGGTAGAATCCATGAAAAAAGGGGCCAGCGAATATATTATTAAAAATAAGAATTACCTTGAGACCATCTCGATCGTTGTACAAAAGACAATTGAAAACAATCAAATCAAGCGACGTCTGGCAGAATCCTCCACGAGGACCCGAAAACTTCAGGAGATATCCCTGTCTGTTGCCAAAGAAAGAAGGGTCGATACACTGACTCAGATTTTGGTGGACGGTGCCCGGGAGCTCATTCATACGGAGTGCGCAGTCCTGATCCTGCTCGATCCGGAGAAGACAGAAATAGTCCATACCACCCTGTCCGGATTTCAAATGAACCCGGAAAATTTGCTCACGCCCGTTCCGTTGCAAGGTTTATTGGGTATGGGCTATTCCGAACGTGAACCCGTGGTGATAGAAGAACCTCTTATCCACCCTCGCTGGAAAGCGACGCCGGAACATCAGCCTGCTATCCGCCAGATTCTCTCTGTCCCTCTCTTTAAGCAGGAAAAAGTGATGGGAGTGCTCAATGTCATGAATAAGATAGAAGGAACGCCCTTTTCAGAAGAAGAGAAAGTGGCCCTTTCAACGCTGGCAGTCCACACCGCAGTCGCCATTGACAATGCCTGGTTTCTGGAGGGGGTCGAAAAGCAGGCCGTGACAGATAGTCTGACGGGGCTTTATAACCACCGGGAATTTCAAAACCGGCTCCTGGAGGAAGTGGAACGAGGCAACCGGTACGGCAATCTCTTTTCTGTTCTCATACTGGATATCGACCATTTTAAGACGTTAAATGATACCCATGGTCACGTGACGGGAGATCAGGTCCTAAAGGAGATTGTCCGGCTTATCAGAAAAGGGATCCGAAATGCGGATATTCCTTCCCGATACGGCGGCGAAGAGTTTACCGTAATTCTTCCTCAAACTTCGAAAGAGGACGCCAAGGTTGTCGCGGAAAGAATCCGGCAATCCATTGAAGGAAATCACTTTGTGGCTGTTCCAGGACACTTTGTCCATGTCACGGTGAGCATAGGGATCTCTTCCTTTCCGGAAGATACGAAAACCCGGGAAGAGTTGATTATCATGGCCGATCAGGCGCTCTATTTTGCGAAAAATGAAGGCCGAAACCGGGTTTGCTGTTACAGCGAGACGCTCAAATCGGCGATCGAGAAAGACAAGAGAAAACTGGACGATCTTCTCACAGATCCCAAGATTACGACGATTCGGGATCTGGCGATGGCCATTGATGCAAAGTGCCCGTATACCCGGGGTCATACAGATGGTGTTGTGGAATATGCCACGCTCTTGGGAGATGCGTTAGAACTCAACGACGATCAGAAAAAGAGTCTTCAGCTGGCCAGTTTCCTCCATAATATTGGAACAGTCAGTATCCCGGACAGGGTATTGAACAAACCGGGTCCTCTTTCTCCGGAAGAGGTCAAGATTATTCAGGCCCATCCCAGCCTGGCTCAAATGCTTCTTAAGAAGTCGTCCCAAATGGAACTGGTTCTTCCCGCGATCCTTTATCATCATGAACGATTCGACGGGCATGGGTACCCCAATGGCTTGAAAGGGGAAGAAATCCCTTTTCTGGCCCGAATCCTGGGAATTGCGGAAGCTTATCATGCGATGATATCCGTCCGTCCCTACCGTCCAAAACTGACCCGAGATCAGGCCATCGAAGAGCTGAAACGCAATTCGGGGACTCAATTTGATCCAAAAATCGTCGAAGTCTTCGTTTCCCAACTTGTTCAGTCACTCTAG
- a CDS encoding response regulator has product MQIVVLLVEDDPDHAEMTKSSLEEGDDGILVHWVKDGQEVIDYLHKKGVYEKAIRPDMILLDINLPKLSGIDVLKKIKEDVDLKVIPVIMLTTSDRGEEILKCYAMGVNSFITKPVQFKDFSEKIKSLKLYWLTTNSGPKHDNA; this is encoded by the coding sequence ATGCAGATTGTGGTGTTGCTGGTCGAAGACGATCCCGATCACGCCGAAATGACGAAATCGTCGCTGGAAGAGGGTGATGACGGTATCCTTGTTCATTGGGTCAAGGATGGTCAGGAGGTCATCGATTACCTTCATAAAAAGGGAGTGTACGAAAAGGCAATACGCCCCGATATGATTTTGCTCGATATCAACCTGCCTAAATTGAGTGGAATCGATGTTTTAAAAAAGATTAAGGAGGATGTCGATCTGAAAGTCATTCCGGTGATTATGCTGACGACTTCAGATCGGGGCGAGGAGATCTTGAAATGCTATGCCATGGGTGTCAATAGTTTTATCACCAAGCCGGTTCAATTCAAGGATTTTTCTGAAAAAATAAAGTCACTCAAGCTCTACTGGCTGACGACCAACAGTGGCCCGAAGCACGATAACGCATAG